The Bryobacteraceae bacterium genome includes a window with the following:
- the rpoA gene encoding DNA-directed RNA polymerase subunit alpha — translation MFKGFQKPKRLVANTETLTDRYGMFTAQPYERGFGTTIGNALRRILLSSIEGAAITAVRIEGVEHEFSPIPGVVEDATDIILNLKQIPFKMMDDGVKTLTLRTDQPGEVTSAMIETGPDVEVLDRNVHIATVSAGGSLQIEMRLKKGRGYVSRDRNFDEDLPLRYIPIDSVHSPVRKVRYSVEAARLGQMTDFDKLILEVWTNGAVSPQDAIGMAAKLLKDHMAIFINFEETPETVEETVERPVGAIYDILNRSVEELELSVRSYNCLKNANIQTIQDLIQKTEAEMLRTKNFGRKSLNEIKEILAGLGLSFGMRIDSQGRLLDPSGNPVIPGGAEPQELSE, via the coding sequence ATGTTCAAAGGATTCCAGAAACCCAAGCGGCTGGTCGCCAACACCGAGACGCTGACCGATCGGTACGGAATGTTCACCGCCCAGCCCTACGAGCGCGGTTTCGGGACCACCATCGGCAATGCGCTGCGGCGCATCCTGCTCAGCTCGATCGAGGGCGCGGCGATCACCGCCGTGCGCATCGAGGGCGTCGAGCACGAGTTCAGCCCGATCCCTGGCGTGGTCGAGGACGCCACCGACATCATCCTGAACCTGAAGCAGATTCCGTTCAAGATGATGGACGACGGCGTGAAGACCCTCACTCTCCGCACGGACCAGCCCGGCGAAGTCACTTCAGCCATGATCGAAACCGGGCCGGACGTCGAGGTTCTCGACCGCAACGTTCACATCGCCACCGTTTCGGCGGGCGGCTCGCTCCAGATTGAAATGCGCCTGAAGAAGGGCCGGGGCTACGTCTCCCGCGACCGCAATTTCGATGAAGACCTGCCGCTGCGCTACATCCCCATCGACAGCGTCCACTCCCCCGTGCGCAAGGTCCGCTACAGCGTCGAGGCCGCCCGCCTCGGCCAGATGACCGATTTCGACAAGCTCATTCTCGAAGTCTGGACCAACGGCGCCGTCAGCCCTCAGGACGCCATCGGCATGGCCGCCAAGCTCCTCAAGGACCACATGGCCATCTTCATCAACTTCGAGGAGACTCCGGAAACCGTCGAAGAGACCGTCGAGCGGCCCGTTGGCGCCATCTACGACATTCTCAACCGCTCCGTCGAAGAGCTGGAGCTGAGCGTCCGCTCTTACAATTGCCTGAAGAACGCCAATATCCAGACCATTCAGGACCTCATTCAGAAGACCGAGGCCGAAATGCTCCGCACCAAGAACTTCGGCCGGAAGTCGCTGAACGAGATCAAGGAGATTCTGGCAGGGCTCGGGCTCTCCTTCGGCATGCGCATCGACAGCCAGGGCCGTCTGCTCGATCCCTCCGGCAACCCCGTCATTCCCGGCGGCGCAGAACCCCAGGAGTTGAGCGAATAA
- the rpsD gene encoding 30S ribosomal protein S4, whose protein sequence is MARYTGPVCRLCRREGMKLFLKGARCHTEKCAIEKRNFPPGQHGKARRPKIIGYGLQLREKQKAKRYYGLNEVQFRNLFEKATRMKGVTGDTLLNLLERRLDNAVYRAGFGASRAMARQLVRHGHIAVNGRKVNIPSYLLRPGDVIEVREKSRKSPAILGSLEATAHLPSPNWIEVDRDNFKARILTQPAREDLVQIKLEEQMIVELYSK, encoded by the coding sequence TTGGCTCGTTACACTGGTCCGGTCTGCCGCCTGTGCAGACGCGAAGGCATGAAGCTTTTCCTCAAGGGCGCCCGGTGCCACACGGAAAAGTGCGCCATTGAGAAACGCAATTTCCCCCCCGGACAGCATGGCAAAGCCCGCCGTCCCAAGATCATCGGCTACGGTCTGCAGCTCCGCGAGAAACAGAAGGCGAAGCGCTACTACGGGCTGAACGAAGTCCAGTTCCGCAACCTGTTCGAGAAAGCCACGCGCATGAAGGGCGTCACCGGCGACACGCTGCTCAATCTGCTCGAGCGGCGCCTGGACAACGCCGTCTACCGCGCGGGCTTCGGCGCCTCGCGCGCCATGGCGCGCCAGCTCGTCCGCCACGGCCACATCGCCGTCAACGGCAGGAAGGTCAACATCCCCTCCTACCTGCTCCGTCCCGGCGACGTCATCGAGGTCCGTGAAAAGAGCCGCAAGAGCCCGGCCATCCTCGGCTCGCTCGAGGCCACCGCTCATCTGCCCTCTCCGAACTGGATCGAAGTCGACCGCGACAATTTCAAGGCCAGGATTCTCACCCAGCCGGCGCGCGAGGATCTGGTCCAGATCAAGCTCGAAGAGCAGATGATCGTCGAACTGTACTCGAAGTAA
- the rpsK gene encoding 30S ribosomal protein S11: MAKQQPKAGKKKSFKKKEKKNVPVGICHIQATFNNTIVTFTDPAGNTVAWSSAGSLGFRGSRKGTPFAAQQASITAANRAKEAGMRQVEVRVAGPGSGRESAIRALATAGIEVKAIRDVTPIPHNGCRPPKRRRV, encoded by the coding sequence ATGGCCAAGCAGCAACCCAAGGCGGGCAAGAAGAAGTCGTTCAAGAAGAAAGAAAAGAAGAACGTGCCGGTGGGCATCTGCCACATCCAGGCCACGTTCAACAACACGATCGTCACCTTTACAGATCCGGCCGGCAACACCGTGGCCTGGTCCAGCGCCGGCTCGCTCGGCTTCCGCGGCTCGCGCAAGGGCACGCCGTTCGCCGCCCAGCAGGCTTCCATTACGGCGGCCAACCGCGCCAAGGAAGCCGGCATGCGCCAGGTGGAAGTCCGTGTCGCGGGGCCGGGTTCCGGCCGCGAATCGGCCATCCGCGCGCTGGCCACCGCCGGCATCGAAGTGAAGGCCATCCGGGACGTCACGCCCATCCCGCACAATGGCTGCCGTCCGCCGAAGCGGCGGCGCGTCTGA
- a CDS encoding 30S ribosomal protein S13, whose translation MARIAGVDLPARKRAEIGLTYIYGIGRARAQSILYRAGIDFNKKIADLTEEEVSRLRQIIEEEGAVEGDLRKEVSMSIKRLIEMGAYRGLRHRRGLPVRGQRTHTNARTRKGPRRGTVANKKKAGK comes from the coding sequence ATGGCTCGCATTGCAGGCGTGGATCTTCCGGCCCGGAAAAGGGCTGAGATCGGTTTGACCTATATCTACGGAATCGGGCGCGCCCGCGCGCAGTCGATTCTCTACCGGGCAGGCATCGACTTCAACAAGAAGATCGCGGATCTGACCGAGGAAGAGGTCTCGCGGCTCCGCCAGATTATCGAAGAGGAAGGCGCCGTCGAGGGCGACCTGCGCAAGGAAGTGTCGATGAGCATCAAGCGGCTCATCGAAATGGGCGCCTACCGCGGCCTGCGCCACCGCCGCGGGCTGCCGGTCCGCGGCCAGCGCACGCACACCAATGCGCGCACCCGCAAGGGGCCGCGCCGCGGCACCGTCGCCAACAAGAAGAAGGCTGGCAAGTAA
- the rpmJ gene encoding 50S ribosomal protein L36, protein MKVRASVKKICDKCKVIHRHGVVRVICKNPKHKQRQG, encoded by the coding sequence ATGAAAGTCCGGGCATCGGTGAAAAAAATCTGTGACAAGTGCAAGGTCATCCACCGCCACGGCGTGGTGCGCGTGATCTGCAAGAACCCCAAGCATAAGCAGAGGCAGGGTTAG
- a CDS encoding type I methionyl aminopeptidase: MIIRKSPAELEKMRKAGLLVYEILQRLKQMVEPGVTTLDLENEAERMIRDAGAKPAFKGYYVPAAGGRYPFVLCTSVNEEVVHGMPSAKRVLKEGDIVSIDTGVSIDGYYGDSAITVPVGRISAEVQRLLDVTEESLELAIGQMKAGNRLFDVCGAIERHVTQNGFSIVREFVGHGIGASLHEEPQVPNYVDRRNENPRLKEGMVLAIEPMVNAGRPETKVLPDRWTAVTCDGSFAAHFEHTVAVTSNGPWVLTRP, from the coding sequence ATGATCATCCGCAAGAGCCCGGCTGAACTGGAAAAGATGCGCAAGGCGGGTCTGCTCGTCTACGAGATCCTCCAGCGGCTGAAGCAGATGGTCGAGCCCGGCGTGACGACGCTCGATCTGGAAAACGAGGCGGAGCGGATGATCAGGGACGCCGGAGCGAAGCCGGCGTTCAAGGGGTATTACGTGCCGGCGGCAGGCGGGCGGTATCCGTTCGTTCTGTGCACGTCGGTCAACGAGGAAGTGGTTCACGGCATGCCGTCGGCGAAGCGCGTGTTGAAGGAAGGCGACATCGTCTCCATCGACACCGGCGTCTCCATCGACGGCTATTACGGTGACTCGGCCATCACGGTTCCCGTGGGCAGGATCAGCGCCGAGGTGCAGCGCCTGCTCGACGTCACCGAGGAGAGCCTGGAGCTGGCGATCGGCCAGATGAAGGCAGGCAACCGCCTGTTCGACGTCTGCGGCGCCATCGAGAGGCATGTCACGCAAAACGGTTTTTCGATTGTGCGCGAGTTTGTCGGCCACGGCATCGGGGCCTCGCTCCATGAAGAGCCGCAGGTGCCCAATTATGTGGACCGGCGCAACGAGAATCCGCGCCTGAAGGAAGGAATGGTTCTGGCGATCGAGCCGATGGTGAACGCCGGGCGTCCGGAGACGAAAGTCCTGCCGGACCGCTGGACGGCCGTCACCTGCGACGGCAGCTTCGCCGCCCATTTCGAACATACGGTCGCGGTGACGTCCAACGGCCCATGGGTGCTGACGAGGCCGTGA
- a CDS encoding adenylate kinase, with translation MQEAGPPGSRTAVAPPWRSEPPVAQMEETIQELDSEDLSQQRPTAVILFGPPGSGKGTQARLLKAATGFPHISTGDMLRERIASGDELGLRVKDLMQAGRLVPDDAVNQLVADRIAQADCLRGFILDGYPRTLPQAAVLDTLLAERGYRHLVIHLKVDYTKVIARIAGRRVCPVCGTLYSLTSNPPRQPEVCDLDGARLVIRDDDRESVIRERLEAYERQTRPLLDYYRERRSELFEVDGSTGSPEEIFDRIRSLLKLQ, from the coding sequence ATGCAGGAGGCTGGTCCTCCCGGTTCGAGGACCGCGGTCGCGCCGCCCTGGCGGAGTGAGCCGCCGGTGGCCCAGATGGAAGAAACGATACAAGAGTTGGATTCAGAAGATCTCTCCCAGCAGAGGCCCACGGCGGTCATCCTGTTCGGTCCGCCCGGTTCGGGCAAGGGCACGCAGGCGAGGTTGCTGAAGGCAGCCACGGGCTTCCCTCATATCTCCACCGGCGATATGCTGCGCGAACGCATCGCTTCGGGCGACGAGCTCGGGCTGAGGGTGAAGGATCTGATGCAGGCCGGCCGGCTCGTGCCCGACGACGCTGTCAATCAGCTGGTGGCCGACCGCATCGCCCAGGCGGACTGTCTCCGGGGATTCATCCTTGACGGATACCCCAGAACCTTGCCGCAGGCGGCCGTCCTGGACACGCTGCTGGCCGAGCGCGGCTATCGGCATTTGGTGATTCACTTGAAAGTGGATTACACTAAAGTTATCGCGCGGATTGCGGGCCGAAGAGTCTGCCCGGTGTGCGGGACTCTGTACAGCCTGACATCGAACCCTCCCCGCCAGCCTGAGGTATGCGACCTGGACGGGGCGCGCCTTGTGATCCGCGACGACGACAGGGAATCGGTGATCCGCGAGCGCCTGGAGGCTTACGAGCGTCAGACCCGCCCCCTGCTCGATTATTACCGGGAGCGCCGCTCGGAGCTGTTCGAAGTTGACGGCAGCACGGGCAGTCCCGAAGAGATCTTTGACAGAATCCGGAGTTTGCTGAAACTCCAATGA
- the secY gene encoding protein translocase subunit SecY, protein MQKFFEALANVFRIPDLRQRVLFTLGLLAVYRLGAAIPIPGVDAIRFEEFFRRNQGTLFGFLDLFSGGQFRRLTIFALGIMPYITASIVLQLLTVVVPTLAKLQKEGELGRRKITQWTRYLTVGLSMMQSLFIATALQRQGDFVLNPGFGFIAMTMLTLTTGTAFIMWLGEQITERGIGNGMSLIIFAGIVAGLPGAIANIYQNTFVTNVWNPLQLIIILAIMVFVVAFIVLVERGERRIPVQYAKRVVGRRMMGGQSTHMPLKVNAGGVIPIIFASSLLAFPLTLQGIPFIANNKWLSGFFSSIRSGEPLYVVLFVALIIFFSFFYVSIIFNPNEAADNMRKYGGFIPGIRPGRNTAEYINRILTRITVVGGLYLALLALIPEIMIGGLKLQHLPPAALGNWIDAHFPRWLLDGLGVTFYFGGTSLLIVVGVAMDTVNQVEAQLIMRHYDGFTPRAGRIRGRRSSF, encoded by the coding sequence ATGCAGAAATTCTTTGAAGCTTTGGCCAATGTGTTCCGGATTCCGGACCTGCGCCAGAGGGTGCTGTTCACCCTGGGACTTCTGGCCGTCTACCGTCTTGGCGCCGCCATCCCCATCCCCGGCGTGGACGCCATCCGGTTCGAGGAGTTCTTCCGCCGCAACCAGGGAACGCTGTTCGGATTTCTGGATCTCTTTTCGGGCGGCCAGTTCCGGCGCCTGACGATCTTCGCCCTCGGCATCATGCCTTACATCACGGCGTCGATCGTGCTCCAGCTTCTCACTGTCGTGGTTCCCACTCTGGCCAAGCTGCAGAAGGAGGGCGAACTCGGACGCCGCAAGATCACGCAGTGGACGCGCTACCTTACCGTCGGGCTGTCGATGATGCAGTCCCTGTTCATCGCCACGGCTCTGCAGCGCCAGGGCGACTTCGTCCTCAACCCGGGCTTCGGCTTCATCGCCATGACGATGCTGACGCTCACCACGGGCACCGCCTTCATCATGTGGCTGGGCGAGCAGATCACCGAGCGCGGCATCGGCAACGGGATGTCGCTCATCATCTTCGCCGGCATCGTCGCCGGCCTGCCCGGGGCCATCGCCAACATTTACCAGAACACGTTCGTCACCAACGTCTGGAACCCGCTCCAGCTGATCATCATCCTCGCCATCATGGTATTCGTGGTGGCGTTCATCGTGCTCGTCGAGCGCGGCGAACGCCGCATCCCGGTGCAGTACGCCAAGCGCGTGGTGGGGCGGCGCATGATGGGCGGGCAGTCCACGCACATGCCTCTGAAGGTGAATGCGGGCGGCGTCATCCCCATCATCTTCGCCTCGTCCCTGCTGGCGTTCCCCCTTACGCTGCAGGGCATTCCGTTCATCGCCAACAACAAGTGGCTGTCGGGCTTCTTCAGCTCCATCCGCAGCGGAGAGCCGCTGTACGTGGTGCTCTTCGTCGCGCTGATCATCTTCTTCTCGTTCTTCTACGTCAGCATCATCTTCAATCCCAATGAAGCCGCCGACAACATGCGCAAGTATGGCGGGTTCATTCCGGGCATCCGTCCCGGCCGCAACACGGCGGAGTATATCAACAGGATTCTGACCCGGATCACCGTGGTCGGCGGCCTGTATCTGGCGCTGCTGGCCCTGATCCCCGAGATCATGATCGGCGGCCTGAAGCTGCAGCACCTGCCTCCGGCCGCTCTCGGCAACTGGATCGACGCCCATTTCCCCCGCTGGCTGCTCGACGGCCTGGGCGTGACCTTCTATTTCGGCGGCACGTCGCTGCTCATCGTGGTGGGCGTGGCCATGGATACGGTGAATCAGGTGGAGGCGCAGCTCATCATGCGCCACTACGACGGTTTCACGCCGCGCGCGGGCAGGATCCGCGGCCGGCGGAGTTCGTTCTGA
- the rplO gene encoding 50S ribosomal protein L15 yields the protein MDLSSLKPPKGQVKQQRRVGRGMGSGRGKYSGRGAKGQKSISGYGHMRGFEGGQMPLHRRLPKRGFSNEPFKKHFAVINVGQLEKLEGDTFTPESLMAAGVIKKLGDGLKVLGNGELTRRISVTAHLFSETALQKIQAAGGAATALGIKPRGPRPKEEKKK from the coding sequence ATGGATCTCAGCAGCCTGAAGCCTCCCAAGGGTCAAGTCAAGCAGCAGCGCCGGGTCGGCCGCGGCATGGGCTCCGGCCGGGGCAAGTACTCCGGCCGCGGCGCCAAGGGCCAGAAGTCGATCAGCGGCTACGGCCACATGCGCGGCTTCGAGGGCGGCCAGATGCCCCTGCACCGCCGCCTGCCCAAGCGCGGCTTTTCCAACGAGCCGTTCAAGAAGCACTTCGCGGTGATCAACGTCGGACAGCTCGAGAAGCTGGAAGGCGACACGTTCACGCCGGAATCGCTCATGGCCGCAGGCGTCATCAAGAAGCTGGGCGACGGGCTGAAGGTGCTCGGCAACGGCGAGCTGACGCGCAGGATTTCCGTGACGGCTCACCTGTTCTCGGAGACGGCTCTGCAGAAGATCCAGGCCGCCGGCGGCGCGGCCACCGCTCTCGGCATCAAGCCGCGCGGGCCCAGGCCCAAGGAAGAGAAGAAGAAGTAG
- the rpmD gene encoding 50S ribosomal protein L30, which yields MAEATVKIRLKGSPIGAHPDHKKIVRALGLRKLNQIVEKPDTPGFRGMVAKAPHLLEIVSGDAAERKQ from the coding sequence ATGGCAGAGGCGACCGTGAAAATCCGGCTGAAGGGCAGCCCCATCGGCGCCCACCCCGACCACAAGAAAATCGTGCGCGCGCTCGGACTGCGCAAGCTGAACCAGATCGTTGAGAAGCCCGATACGCCCGGCTTCCGCGGCATGGTGGCCAAGGCGCCCCATCTGCTGGAGATCGTCAGCGGCGACGCGGCGGAAAGGAAGCAGTAA
- the rpsE gene encoding 30S ribosomal protein S5 produces the protein MTANRAKRIDPKTLNLKEQVVSINRVTKVVKGGKNLSFSALVVVGDADQKVVGYGKGKAREVPAAIKKAIEAAKKNLRQVNTLGNSIPHLALGRFGSGAVLLKPAPDGTGVIAGGPVRAVIEAAGIRNVLTKSLGTTNPHNVVKATINALDQLRSKAEVAALRGIQPENL, from the coding sequence ATGACAGCGAATCGCGCCAAACGCATCGACCCGAAAACGCTCAATCTGAAAGAGCAGGTTGTCAGCATCAACCGCGTCACCAAGGTGGTCAAGGGCGGCAAGAACCTCAGCTTTTCGGCGCTCGTCGTGGTCGGCGACGCCGACCAGAAAGTCGTCGGCTACGGCAAAGGCAAGGCGCGCGAAGTGCCTGCCGCCATCAAGAAGGCCATCGAGGCCGCCAAGAAGAACCTGCGGCAGGTGAACACGCTCGGCAATTCGATTCCGCACCTCGCCCTGGGCCGCTTCGGTTCCGGCGCCGTGCTGCTGAAACCGGCGCCCGACGGCACCGGCGTCATCGCCGGCGGTCCCGTGCGCGCCGTGATCGAAGCCGCCGGCATCCGCAACGTGCTCACCAAGTCGCTCGGCACGACCAACCCCCACAACGTCGTGAAGGCGACCATCAACGCGCTCGACCAGCTCCGCAGCAAGGCGGAGGTGGCCGCCCTGCGCGGCATCCAACCGGAGAATCTGTAG
- the rplR gene encoding 50S ribosomal protein L18, with amino-acid sequence MKRSIDKDARRRRIHVRIRRKVKGTPERPRLAVFRSLKHIYAQIIDDRAGRTLVSASSNEKGAPASGGNIAGAREVGRLVAERAREKGITRVVFDRGGYLYHGRIKALADAAREAGLEF; translated from the coding sequence ATGAAGCGTTCCATCGACAAAGACGCACGCCGCCGGCGGATCCATGTGCGCATCCGGCGGAAGGTGAAGGGCACGCCGGAGCGGCCCCGGCTGGCCGTGTTCCGCAGCCTCAAGCACATCTACGCGCAGATCATCGACGACCGCGCCGGCCGCACCCTCGTTTCGGCCTCGAGCAACGAGAAGGGCGCGCCCGCGAGCGGCGGCAACATCGCCGGCGCCCGCGAGGTCGGCCGCCTGGTGGCCGAGCGCGCCCGCGAGAAAGGCATCACCCGCGTCGTCTTCGACCGCGGCGGCTATCTCTATCACGGCCGCATCAAGGCCCTGGCCGACGCCGCCCGCGAAGCGGGCCTGGAGTTCTGA
- the rplF gene encoding 50S ribosomal protein L6 produces the protein MSRVGKKPIPLPAGVKVQIGEQLIVEGPKGKLTVPVPKGIRVEKNDGMLEVKRDGDEYAALHGLTRALAANAVTGVSQGFTRELDIVGIGYRAEARGNVLMFSLGYSHPIEFMMPPGVECKVDKNTHIILSGIDKQLLGQVAANIRSLRPPEPYKQKGIRYTGEVLRKKVGKTGAGGK, from the coding sequence ATGTCACGAGTTGGGAAAAAGCCGATCCCGCTGCCTGCGGGCGTCAAGGTTCAGATCGGCGAGCAGCTGATTGTCGAAGGGCCGAAGGGCAAGCTCACTGTGCCCGTGCCGAAGGGCATCCGCGTGGAGAAGAACGACGGCATGCTCGAGGTGAAGCGCGACGGCGACGAGTACGCCGCGCTGCACGGCCTCACCCGCGCGCTGGCGGCCAACGCCGTCACGGGCGTCAGCCAGGGCTTCACGCGCGAGCTGGACATCGTCGGCATCGGCTACCGCGCCGAAGCCCGCGGCAATGTGCTGATGTTCAGCCTCGGCTACTCGCACCCCATCGAGTTCATGATGCCGCCGGGCGTGGAATGCAAGGTGGACAAGAACACCCATATCATCCTGAGCGGCATTGACAAGCAGTTGCTGGGGCAGGTGGCGGCCAACATCCGCAGCCTGCGTCCGCCGGAGCCTTACAAGCAGAAGGGCATCCGCTACACCGGCGAAGTCCTGCGCAAGAAGGTCGGCAAGACCGGCGCGGGCGGCAAGTAA
- the rpsH gene encoding 30S ribosomal protein S8: MVSDPIADMLTRIRNGLKAKFPKVDVPSSKLKLEIARILKDEGYILNYKIVDEGSHKAIRVYLKYQDNGAPVISSLERVSRPGCRVYVGSREIPKVLGGLGISILTTPKGVMTGKEANRQNVGGELLCRVY; the protein is encoded by the coding sequence ATGGTTTCCGATCCCATCGCCGACATGCTCACGCGGATCCGCAACGGGCTGAAGGCCAAGTTCCCCAAGGTGGATGTGCCGTCCTCCAAGCTGAAGCTGGAGATCGCCCGCATTCTCAAGGACGAGGGCTACATCCTCAATTACAAGATCGTCGACGAAGGCAGCCACAAGGCCATTCGCGTGTACCTGAAGTATCAGGACAACGGCGCCCCGGTGATTTCGAGCCTCGAGCGCGTTTCGCGCCCCGGGTGCCGCGTCTACGTCGGCAGCCGCGAGATTCCCAAAGTGCTCGGCGGGCTGGGCATCAGCATTCTCACGACGCCCAAGGGCGTCATGACGGGCAAGGAAGCGAACCGCCAGAACGTCGGCGGCGAACTGTTGTGCCGCGTCTACTGA
- the rplE gene encoding 50S ribosomal protein L5: MKARLREHYQKKVIPALMKEFGYKNVMSVPKLEKITVNIGLGEATQNPKLMDGAVQELAQITGQKPVVTKARKSVAAFKLREGMSIGCMVTLRGDRMYEFLDRLMNISLPRVRDFRGVSTRSFDGRGNYTLGLKDQFIFPEISYEKVEKVKGMNICITTTAKTDAEALALLKQLGMPFRQN, translated from the coding sequence ATGAAGGCGAGACTCAGGGAGCATTACCAGAAGAAAGTCATTCCGGCCCTGATGAAGGAGTTCGGCTACAAGAACGTGATGTCGGTGCCGAAGCTCGAAAAGATCACCGTCAACATCGGCCTGGGCGAAGCCACGCAGAACCCCAAGCTGATGGACGGCGCCGTGCAGGAGCTGGCGCAGATCACCGGCCAGAAGCCCGTCGTCACCAAAGCCCGCAAGTCGGTGGCCGCCTTCAAGCTCCGCGAAGGCATGTCGATCGGCTGCATGGTGACGCTGCGCGGCGACCGCATGTACGAGTTCCTCGACCGGCTGATGAACATTTCGCTGCCCCGCGTGCGCGACTTCCGCGGCGTCAGCACGCGCAGCTTCGACGGCCGCGGCAATTACACGCTCGGCCTGAAGGACCAGTTCATCTTCCCCGAAATTTCTTACGAAAAAGTGGAAAAAGTGAAGGGCATGAACATCTGCATCACGACGACGGCCAAGACCGACGCCGAGGCGCTGGCCCTGCTGAAGCAGCTCGGCATGCCGTTCCGTCAGAACTGA
- the rplX gene encoding 50S ribosomal protein L24: protein MAGRLANRHNQPKKPLRIRIRKNDIVKVIAGRDKGKVGRVLEVNRETGRILVEGVMMVKKHVRPNPARGIKGGIAERESPIHVSNVMIVTSDGKTSRIGTRTETVGGKPRRVRVAVKTGEILDKK, encoded by the coding sequence ATGGCCGGCCGTCTTGCCAACAGGCACAATCAGCCGAAGAAACCCCTGCGGATCCGCATCCGCAAGAACGACATCGTGAAGGTCATCGCCGGCCGGGACAAGGGCAAGGTCGGCCGCGTGCTGGAGGTGAACCGCGAAACCGGCCGCATCCTGGTGGAGGGCGTGATGATGGTGAAAAAGCACGTCCGCCCCAACCCGGCCCGCGGCATCAAGGGCGGCATCGCCGAGCGCGAAAGCCCCATCCACGTCTCGAACGTGATGATCGTCACCAGCGACGGCAAGACGTCCCGCATCGGCACGCGCACGGAAACCGTGGGCGGCAAGCCGCGCCGCGTCCGCGTGGCCGTGAAGACCGGCGAGATCCTGGACAAGAAGTGA
- the rplN gene encoding 50S ribosomal protein L14, producing MIGMRTMLEVADNSGARKLMCILPRGGDKGLQAGLGDIVTASVKEAAPDSNIKKGKVVKCVIVRMRKETRRKDGTYIRFDSNAAVLVNDLGEPIGTRVFGPVARELRDKRFMKIVSLAPEVI from the coding sequence ATGATCGGAATGAGAACCATGCTCGAGGTCGCCGACAACAGCGGCGCCCGGAAGCTGATGTGCATCCTGCCCCGCGGCGGCGACAAGGGCCTGCAGGCGGGCCTGGGCGACATCGTCACGGCCAGCGTGAAGGAAGCCGCGCCCGACTCCAACATCAAGAAGGGCAAAGTGGTCAAGTGCGTCATCGTGCGCATGCGCAAGGAGACGCGCCGCAAGGACGGCACCTACATCCGCTTCGACTCGAACGCCGCCGTTCTGGTCAACGATCTCGGCGAGCCCATCGGAACGCGCGTTTTCGGCCCCGTGGCGCGCGAACTGCGCGACAAGCGCTTCATGAAAATCGTTTCGCTCGCTCCGGAGGTGATCTGA
- the rpsQ gene encoding 30S ribosomal protein S17, with amino-acid sequence MSETPVKRRTEKVGEVVSTKMAKTIVVEVTRRVPHPLYKRIVTRRKKFYAHDEAGAARLGDVVRIVESRPLSRLKRWTLAEVVRRAADTSVQLADEQ; translated from the coding sequence AAACACCCGTGAAGCGCAGGACCGAGAAGGTGGGCGAAGTGGTCTCGACGAAGATGGCCAAGACGATCGTCGTCGAGGTCACCCGCCGCGTGCCCCATCCGCTCTACAAGAGGATCGTGACCCGGCGCAAGAAGTTCTACGCCCACGACGAGGCGGGCGCCGCCCGCCTCGGCGACGTGGTGCGCATTGTGGAGAGCCGCCCGCTGAGCCGGCTGAAGCGGTGGACGCTGGCCGAGGTGGTGCGCCGCGCCGCCGACACCAGCGTGCAGCTCGCCGACGAGCAATAG